One stretch of Bacteroidia bacterium DNA includes these proteins:
- a CDS encoding tRNA-(ms[2]io[6]A)-hydroxylase, whose protein sequence is MLGLKLATDPRWVDIAGMSIEEILTDHAWCEQKAATNGITVISKFSEFENMVDKVAPVIAEEWGHFRKVLKELKKRKLKLGAQRKDEYVNELFKLEKKGGSRAQALVEKLLICAMIEARSCERFRLLSLHIQDDLLKEFYHEFMVSEAGHYTLFIKLAKEILPDEYVEKRWQHYLEGEAEIMKKFEYRKGRIH, encoded by the coding sequence ATGTTAGGACTAAAATTAGCTACAGACCCTCGTTGGGTGGACATTGCCGGTATGAGCATAGAAGAGATTTTAACCGACCATGCTTGGTGTGAACAAAAGGCTGCTACCAATGGAATTACCGTTATTTCCAAATTCTCTGAGTTTGAAAACATGGTGGACAAGGTTGCCCCTGTCATTGCGGAGGAGTGGGGGCATTTTCGCAAGGTATTAAAGGAGTTGAAAAAGAGAAAATTGAAACTTGGAGCCCAGAGAAAGGATGAATATGTAAATGAGTTGTTTAAGTTGGAAAAGAAAGGAGGCAGCAGAGCGCAGGCATTGGTTGAGAAATTGCTCATTTGTGCCATGATTGAAGCGCGCAGTTGTGAGCGATTTCGCTTGTTGTCATTGCACATACAAGATGATTTGTTAAAGGAATTCTATCATGAGTTTATGGTGTCTGAGGCAGGTCATTATACGCTTTTTATAAAACTCGCTAAGGAAATCCTACCAGACGAATATGTTGAAAAACGTTGGCAGCATTATTTGGAAGGAGAAGCCGAAATCATGAAAAAATTTGAGTACAGAAAAGGGCGGATACACTAA
- a CDS encoding S8 family peptidase: MKIRIAIYIVSFFALVDITPVHAQVKLTNETRECFHKISTDAAYLESYGNTISQQLQDTLHSFLTINNTMYINLQGFISNDFNADYLEKQGILISVHIGNVVSLKVPIRLITRIESLQGIEYLETPPNMTPFLDRAIGDIRADSVHQGISLPQGYSGKDVIIGIIDWGFDYTHPIFYDSFLQRNRIIAAWDHYKKSGPAPSKYGYGTVYIGTDELLAAQSDTAYGSIYETHGTHVAGIAGGGGAGIGLFGVAYNCEFLLVQPDWQKGNFLDCVDWLYEMAKQRGKRLVINMSFGSYNKATLDTFGIYHTVAKEYTKKGVVMVASAGNNGNSKMHIKHTFNYDEMQTQINMYPLTTSFPNYWGQYVLAWGEPGKSFSCALDIYNGSSKIYSGEYFNTDNTNTYEDNIKIANNSMYFKVQGEKSHPLNNKPRLTFTIRKTNDLWKVVLRTKADNGTVHYWNIIQTTGNTSNTGLNFISFKPDWEKGNDSFCVSDPATTPYIISVAAHTAEIRSGNTTTPGAIADFSSHGPTIDNLPKPNISAPGVQILSSVSTFTTQPYTVVRTIEFNSKTYPFARFSGTSMSGPAVTGVAALLLEANPELSPAQIKEILMKTAYQDSKTGALQAPFGNMTWGVGKVDAYAGIMLALDTKGIIYKNGNLLPYPNPATNSLFYQGSVYEGEYEIKIYNMLGELVFEGKIGALLPIDISNFLNGMYVAHILDKEWKTHKIIISNQR, translated from the coding sequence GTGAAAATCCGAATTGCAATTTATATAGTTTCCTTTTTTGCATTGGTAGATATTACTCCTGTGCATGCACAAGTCAAACTGACAAACGAAACAAGAGAATGTTTTCACAAGATTAGTACGGATGCAGCTTACTTAGAATCTTACGGGAATACTATTTCACAACAGCTTCAAGACACACTTCATAGTTTTCTCACAATAAACAATACCATGTATATAAATCTGCAAGGGTTTATTTCAAATGATTTCAATGCTGATTATCTTGAGAAACAAGGAATATTAATCTCAGTGCACATTGGCAATGTGGTGAGTCTAAAAGTTCCTATCAGATTAATTACACGGATAGAATCACTTCAAGGCATTGAATACTTAGAAACACCGCCTAACATGACTCCATTTTTGGATAGAGCAATTGGCGATATCAGAGCAGACTCTGTGCATCAAGGCATTAGCTTACCACAAGGATATTCCGGCAAAGATGTCATTATCGGTATTATAGATTGGGGCTTTGACTATACACATCCTATTTTTTATGACAGTTTTTTGCAACGCAACAGAATCATAGCCGCATGGGATCACTATAAAAAATCAGGACCTGCACCCTCCAAATATGGCTATGGAACTGTATATATTGGCACAGACGAACTACTTGCCGCTCAGTCTGATACCGCTTATGGCAGCATTTATGAAACTCATGGTACGCACGTAGCCGGAATTGCCGGAGGTGGCGGTGCCGGAATCGGGTTGTTTGGAGTGGCTTATAATTGTGAATTTTTGTTGGTGCAACCGGATTGGCAAAAAGGAAATTTTTTGGACTGTGTTGATTGGCTTTATGAAATGGCAAAGCAAAGAGGCAAACGTTTGGTGATTAATATGAGTTTTGGTAGTTATAACAAAGCTACACTCGACACTTTTGGAATTTACCACACGGTTGCCAAAGAATATACAAAAAAAGGTGTGGTCATGGTGGCTTCTGCCGGCAATAATGGCAACAGCAAAATGCACATCAAACATACCTTTAACTATGATGAGATGCAAACGCAAATTAACATGTATCCATTAACTACTTCTTTTCCTAATTATTGGGGACAATATGTGTTAGCATGGGGAGAACCCGGTAAATCATTTTCGTGTGCATTGGATATTTATAATGGAAGCAGCAAGATTTATTCAGGAGAGTATTTCAATACTGACAATACGAATACTTATGAAGACAATATAAAAATTGCCAATAATTCTATGTACTTCAAAGTTCAAGGAGAGAAGTCGCATCCGCTCAACAATAAGCCCAGATTGACTTTTACAATACGGAAAACAAATGATTTGTGGAAAGTAGTACTGCGTACAAAAGCAGATAACGGCACTGTACATTATTGGAATATTATTCAAACAACAGGCAATACCAGCAATACGGGTTTGAATTTCATTTCATTTAAACCTGATTGGGAAAAAGGTAATGACTCCTTTTGTGTTAGTGATCCTGCAACTACTCCCTATATCATTTCCGTTGCAGCACACACCGCAGAAATCCGTTCAGGAAACACAACAACACCTGGCGCGATTGCTGATTTTAGCAGTCACGGACCCACCATTGATAATTTACCTAAACCGAATATCAGCGCACCGGGTGTGCAAATATTGTCGTCTGTTTCCACTTTTACCACGCAACCATATACTGTGGTAAGAACTATTGAGTTTAATAGCAAAACCTACCCTTTTGCTCGTTTTAGCGGAACATCCATGTCCGGACCTGCCGTAACGGGAGTGGCTGCATTGCTTTTAGAAGCTAACCCGGAACTATCACCCGCCCAAATCAAAGAAATCCTAATGAAGACTGCATATCAAGACAGTAAAACCGGAGCGCTGCAAGCCCCTTTTGGTAATATGACTTGGGGTGTAGGCAAGGTGGATGCGTATGCTGGTATTATGCTCGCTTTGGATACAAAAGGTATTATTTATAAAAATGGTAATTTACTCCCCTATCCTAACCCTGCAACTAACTCCTTGTTTTATCAAGGTTCTGTGTATGAAGGTGAATATGAAATCAAGATTTATAATATGTTAGGAGAATTGGTGTTTGAAGGCAAAATCGGGGCTTTACTTCCTATTGATATTTCTAATTTCCTGAATGGAATGTATGTGGCTCATATTCTTGACAAGGAATGGAAAACGCATAAAATCATAATTTCAAACCAACGATAA
- the lipB gene encoding lipoyl(octanoyl) transferase LipB produces the protein MDVFEFEDWGVIEYDVARQKQLERFERNLADKIAGKAIKSCLIMCEHNPVITFGKSADKTNVLFNATWLQTHGIAVCQTERGGDVTFHGPEQLVVYPHFDIEQMGKGVRDYIHSIEEVIIRTIRHYGIKGERSQGFTGVWLEVGSTKERKIAAIGVKCSRGVTMHGLALNVNTDLHFFDYIIPCGITGKGVTSIEKELGHKVSMKDVKAIMKSKFEEVFA, from the coding sequence ATGGATGTTTTTGAATTTGAAGATTGGGGGGTAATAGAATATGATGTGGCTCGCCAAAAACAGCTGGAGAGATTTGAACGAAATTTAGCAGACAAAATCGCAGGTAAGGCTATCAAATCGTGTCTTATTATGTGTGAACATAATCCCGTTATTACTTTTGGTAAAAGTGCAGACAAAACCAATGTTTTGTTTAATGCAACATGGTTACAAACACACGGTATAGCTGTCTGTCAAACAGAAAGAGGCGGAGATGTTACGTTTCATGGACCGGAACAATTGGTGGTTTATCCGCATTTTGACATAGAACAAATGGGGAAGGGGGTGCGTGATTACATTCACTCTATTGAAGAAGTAATCATTAGAACAATCCGACATTACGGAATAAAAGGAGAGCGTTCACAAGGGTTTACCGGTGTTTGGTTGGAGGTTGGTTCCACTAAAGAAAGGAAAATTGCAGCAATCGGTGTAAAATGCAGCAGAGGAGTAACCATGCACGGGTTGGCGTTGAATGTCAATACTGACTTACATTTTTTTGATTATATTATCCCATGTGGTATTACAGGAAAAGGGGTTACGTCTATTGAAAAGGAACTTGGACACAAGGTTTCTATGAAAGATGTTAAGGCAATTATGAAAAGTAAATTTGAAGAAGTGTTTGCTTGA
- a CDS encoding DEAD/DEAH box helicase: MSIIEELAGKTLSDDYFKELFLKAEIKSAYNFFQMQKEKLNAKEFTDILRFADILSRSEDSESKNKAYKIVSLLIDDYKDDPIFRAFSSSILLKLGNFPALSFLENSNNDLDKHSSEMLFERAIKETFQQIPNSNFIFTDSQYAIFEELKNNNHFSFSGPTSLGKSFIIKAFVRFLISEHKGTDNIIILVPTRALINQTVLYLKEEFKDVENYRVLAHPLVPAFYRQENSRYIFVFTPERLLAYLSEPKNPKIDYLFVDEAQKIISEKDTRSPLYYYSILQAERKSIKLFFASPNIPNPEIFLQLFEKNTDEKLSIKNSPVSQNRYFLDLTEKKCLLLSEFNTEQSIPIKLENTNFFYWLKTLTGEQKSIVYCNTKEDTINFALQFASTLPDKDNERINEVIDLIKDYLHKKYFLIDCLKKGVAFHFGSLPQRIREKVEKLFEDRDIDYVFCTSTLLEGVNLPAKNIFILSNAIGLTKFSDIDFWNLAGRAGRLTKELSGNIICTRIENKKNRWDKPETDLSVVKDKTIKEINPLIISGRKNFFENIGASLSGEKFTKKNPSNNEISVWNQYANIALIHELRSDDSVLRSNFISKNDRAKKLLQDEKKKNSVPERILAISPMIKAKYQNGIFNSNNLEDEVLPIEINYQTVLDKLKKLSSYYRWDIEESGGRSPMYKSENSLNYYATIMNNWLNSTPLNLMITNAIVFYTKQGVYYNQNQEQPFDASNPYHINFVINELITNIDNILRFKFKNYFENFYLLLDKKLGSKNAGVNWSEYLEYGTTDYKVIELQNIGIPRHLSMFILKKHSDCLTFEERYLVAFNHKKLLDSVDKKSAEFKELNEIFAYEKDKE, encoded by the coding sequence ATGAGTATTATAGAGGAATTAGCGGGCAAGACACTTAGTGACGACTATTTTAAGGAGTTGTTCTTAAAAGCTGAAATTAAATCAGCTTACAACTTTTTTCAAATGCAAAAAGAAAAGTTAAATGCAAAGGAATTTACTGATATTTTACGGTTTGCAGATATTTTATCACGTTCAGAAGATTCAGAATCAAAAAATAAGGCATACAAAATTGTAAGTTTACTCATTGATGATTATAAAGACGACCCTATATTTAGGGCTTTTTCTAGTTCTATTTTACTGAAGTTAGGGAATTTTCCAGCTCTAAGCTTTCTTGAAAATTCCAATAACGATTTGGATAAACACTCATCAGAAATGTTATTTGAGAGAGCTATTAAAGAAACATTTCAACAGATTCCAAACAGTAACTTTATTTTCACAGATTCACAATATGCAATATTTGAAGAACTTAAAAACAACAACCACTTTAGTTTTTCAGGTCCGACTTCTCTTGGTAAATCTTTTATTATTAAAGCGTTTGTTCGATTTCTAATATCAGAGCATAAGGGTACAGACAATATCATAATTCTTGTACCAACAAGAGCACTTATCAATCAAACAGTTCTATATCTTAAAGAAGAGTTTAAAGATGTCGAGAATTACAGAGTTTTAGCACATCCACTCGTTCCTGCATTCTATAGACAAGAAAATTCAAGGTATATTTTTGTATTTACACCTGAAAGATTACTTGCTTATTTGTCTGAACCTAAGAATCCTAAAATTGACTATTTATTTGTTGATGAAGCCCAGAAAATAATCTCTGAGAAAGACACTAGAAGCCCATTATATTACTACTCGATTTTACAAGCTGAAAGAAAAAGCATCAAGTTGTTTTTTGCATCACCCAATATACCTAACCCTGAAATTTTTCTTCAATTATTTGAAAAAAACACAGATGAAAAACTAAGTATTAAAAATTCCCCTGTTTCACAAAATCGGTATTTCTTAGATTTGACAGAGAAGAAATGTTTACTATTAAGTGAATTTAATACAGAACAATCAATTCCAATAAAATTAGAAAATACTAACTTTTTCTATTGGCTCAAAACTCTAACAGGTGAACAAAAAAGCATTGTTTACTGTAATACAAAAGAAGACACTATTAATTTTGCACTTCAATTTGCTTCTACTCTTCCTGATAAGGACAATGAGCGAATTAATGAGGTAATTGATTTAATAAAAGATTACCTGCACAAGAAATATTTCTTGATTGATTGCTTAAAAAAGGGGGTTGCATTTCATTTTGGTAGCTTACCACAACGTATTAGAGAAAAAGTTGAAAAGCTTTTTGAAGATAGGGACATTGATTATGTTTTTTGCACTTCAACACTTTTAGAGGGAGTTAATTTACCTGCAAAGAATATATTTATTTTAAGCAACGCTATTGGATTGACAAAGTTTTCGGATATAGATTTTTGGAATCTAGCAGGAAGAGCCGGTAGGTTGACAAAAGAGTTGTCAGGCAATATTATTTGTACACGAATTGAAAATAAAAAAAACAGATGGGACAAACCTGAAACTGATTTATCTGTTGTTAAAGATAAAACGATTAAAGAAATAAATCCATTAATTATTTCAGGAAGAAAGAATTTTTTTGAAAATATAGGAGCTTCACTATCGGGAGAAAAATTCACAAAGAAAAATCCTTCAAATAATGAAATTAGTGTTTGGAATCAATATGCAAATATTGCTTTGATACACGAACTTCGCTCTGATGATTCTGTTCTTCGCTCTAATTTTATTTCAAAGAATGATCGGGCAAAAAAATTATTGCAAGACGAAAAGAAAAAAAATTCAGTTCCAGAAAGGATTTTAGCCATTTCCCCTATGATAAAGGCAAAATATCAAAATGGGATTTTCAACTCAAATAATTTAGAAGATGAAGTGCTACCAATAGAAATAAATTACCAAACGGTACTTGACAAACTCAAAAAGCTTAGTTCTTATTATAGGTGGGACATAGAAGAAAGCGGAGGACGTAGTCCAATGTATAAATCAGAGAATAGCTTAAATTACTATGCTACAATAATGAATAATTGGCTTAATTCTACACCACTTAACTTGATGATTACCAATGCAATTGTATTCTATACAAAACAAGGGGTTTACTATAATCAAAATCAAGAACAACCTTTTGATGCTTCTAATCCGTACCATATAAATTTTGTGATAAATGAGCTGATAACCAACATTGATAACATTTTACGATTTAAGTTTAAAAATTATTTTGAGAATTTTTATTTACTACTTGATAAAAAATTAGGGAGCAAAAATGCAGGAGTTAATTGGTCTGAATATCTTGAATATGGGACAACGGATTATAAAGTTATTGAATTACAGAATATTGGTATTCCAAGACACCTCTCAATGTTTATACTCAAAAAACATTCAGATTGCTTGACTTTTGAGGAACGATATTTAGTAGCCTTTAATCACAAAAAACTTCTTGATTCGGTAGACAAAAAGTCCGCTGAATTTAAAGAGTTAAATGAAATATTTGCTTATGAGAAAGATAAGGAATAA
- the def gene encoding peptide deformylase: MILPIYTFGQEVLRKKGTEIAQDYPELNTLIENMFETMYAANGVGLAAPQIGLPIRLFVIDTTKWEEAKNAEKFKQAFINAEIIEEWDEPWKFEEGCLSIPGIRENVSRKGKIKIQYLDEHFNAHLKEFSGIAARVIQHEYDHIEGILFTDKINPLRKKFLQNKLKEMSKGKVRADYPIKPSRK; encoded by the coding sequence ATGATTTTACCCATATACACATTTGGACAAGAAGTTCTGCGAAAAAAAGGGACTGAGATTGCACAAGACTACCCCGAATTAAACACATTGATAGAAAACATGTTTGAGACCATGTATGCTGCCAATGGTGTGGGACTTGCTGCACCCCAGATAGGACTGCCTATCAGGCTTTTTGTTATTGACACTACAAAATGGGAAGAAGCAAAAAACGCAGAGAAATTCAAACAAGCATTTATCAATGCCGAAATCATTGAGGAATGGGATGAACCTTGGAAATTTGAAGAAGGATGTTTAAGTATTCCAGGAATCAGAGAAAATGTGAGCAGAAAAGGAAAAATAAAAATTCAATACTTAGACGAACATTTTAATGCTCACCTCAAAGAATTTTCCGGTATTGCTGCACGTGTCATACAACATGAATATGACCATATAGAGGGGATTCTATTTACTGACAAGATTAATCCGTTAAGAAAGAAATTCTTACAAAACAAACTGAAAGAAATGAGCAAGGGTAAAGTTCGTGCAGACTATCCTATTAAACCCTCTCGCAAATAA
- a CDS encoding ABC transporter permease: MRISENIKIALRSIRGTLLRTIITATIIAIGITALVGMLTAIEGLEVAINKNFSRMGANTFTIKDKSGKMEVFGTQKQTKYESIKYLQTRQFKENFEFPATVAVSAVVSFQGILKSNFAKTNPNNRILAIDEDYLELSASDIYKGRNFSQFEISEGSPVAVIGYDIATGLFPKGKAIDSFVSYNGVKFKVVGILEKKGGSIGFGGEDRMMYIPINRARSLYLSNNTNYVILVGVSNGNLIDVAIDEAKITLRKIRKLHPGEEDNFEIFKSNSATEDLLQNLKALTLSATIISLITLIGAAIGLMNIMLVSVTERTREIGTRMALGARPKTILSQFLTEAIVICIIGGLAGIVLGIAIGNIVGMMMSTGFIVPWLWILIALTICIVVGLLAGIYPARKAAKLNPIDALRYE, from the coding sequence TTGAGAATATCAGAAAACATAAAAATTGCCTTACGCTCGATTCGAGGCACTTTGCTACGCACCATTATTACAGCAACCATTATTGCAATCGGTATTACTGCTTTGGTGGGTATGTTAACCGCTATTGAAGGTTTAGAAGTTGCGATTAACAAAAACTTCTCTCGTATGGGCGCAAACACATTTACTATCAAAGACAAAAGTGGAAAAATGGAAGTGTTTGGAACACAAAAACAGACCAAATACGAATCAATCAAATATTTGCAAACAAGACAATTCAAAGAAAATTTCGAATTTCCCGCAACCGTTGCTGTATCGGCAGTTGTCTCATTTCAAGGAATTCTCAAATCCAATTTTGCTAAGACTAATCCTAACAACCGTATATTAGCAATAGATGAAGATTATTTAGAACTTTCTGCATCTGACATTTATAAAGGACGGAATTTTTCTCAATTTGAAATTTCTGAAGGCAGTCCTGTTGCGGTAATTGGCTATGATATTGCAACAGGGCTTTTTCCAAAGGGAAAAGCGATTGACAGCTTTGTGAGCTATAATGGTGTGAAATTCAAAGTCGTTGGCATACTTGAAAAGAAAGGAGGTAGTATTGGGTTCGGAGGTGAAGACAGAATGATGTACATCCCTATCAATCGCGCTCGTTCTTTATACTTAAGCAACAATACAAACTATGTAATTTTAGTTGGTGTGAGCAATGGCAATTTGATTGATGTTGCAATAGATGAAGCCAAAATAACATTAAGAAAAATCAGAAAACTACACCCCGGAGAGGAAGATAATTTTGAGATATTCAAGAGCAATTCAGCAACCGAAGATTTACTTCAAAACCTCAAAGCCCTAACACTATCTGCCACCATCATTTCGCTCATTACACTTATTGGTGCAGCTATTGGATTGATGAATATTATGTTGGTTTCTGTTACAGAAAGAACAAGAGAAATAGGAACGCGCATGGCGCTTGGTGCTCGACCCAAAACGATTCTATCTCAGTTTCTCACAGAAGCCATTGTAATATGTATAATCGGAGGGCTTGCCGGCATTGTATTAGGAATAGCCATAGGGAACATTGTAGGTATGATGATGTCCACCGGATTCATTGTCCCTTGGTTGTGGATTTTGATTGCATTAACAATCTGCATCGTTGTAGGGTTGTTAGCAGGAATTTATCCGGCTCGCAAGGCTGCTAAATTGAACCCTATTGACGCATTGCGATATGAATAA
- a CDS encoding GAF domain-containing protein — protein MNKKAQYNQSLKEIQSIWDEQISLTGNLANVCAVLKSTFDFWWVGFYRVESDVLQLHVFQGPTACTRIGKGKGVCGAAWERGSGIVVPNVHEFDGHIACNSESNSEIVIPVKYYDSVWGVLDIDSKQFNIFDEVDKICLEEIVGFLEDKITSNIPC, from the coding sequence ATGAACAAGAAAGCGCAATATAATCAATCACTAAAGGAAATCCAATCTATATGGGATGAACAAATCAGTTTAACCGGAAACCTTGCAAATGTGTGTGCGGTACTTAAAAGTACTTTTGATTTTTGGTGGGTAGGTTTTTATCGTGTAGAATCTGACGTATTACAATTACATGTTTTTCAGGGTCCGACAGCTTGCACCAGAATTGGTAAGGGAAAAGGTGTTTGTGGAGCAGCATGGGAGAGAGGGTCGGGTATTGTTGTTCCCAATGTACATGAGTTTGATGGGCATATTGCATGCAATTCGGAATCAAATTCGGAGATTGTGATTCCGGTAAAATATTATGATTCAGTATGGGGTGTGTTAGATATTGACAGTAAGCAGTTTAATATTTTTGATGAAGTGGACAAAATATGTCTTGAAGAGATTGTTGGGTTTTTAGAAGATAAAATAACTTCCAACATACCATGTTAG
- a CDS encoding UbiA family prenyltransferase — protein MFARFQLIRPLNLLFIILGQCALLMHLIESNAAIQGFFLIFSTILSAAAGYVINDIFDIKADFVNRPTRPLVSGKISKTNAIVFYLTLLLSSLFIAYYAAIPGLLAVVVFINIALFFYALFVKRTAIVGNLLVSVCVGMVFIVCNLLAETPSILASGIGIFATAANFIRENFKSIEDFAGDKIASFRTLPVLIGSKNAMIATGFISLVFGGILLYRAIYPITPEVSTIAWALIAIIGGSAFFLIGIMALRNPDIVTAKKLSLITKFVMLIVIMLIFLL, from the coding sequence ATGTTTGCCCGATTTCAATTAATAAGACCGCTCAATTTACTCTTTATTATTTTGGGGCAATGTGCGTTGCTGATGCATTTGATTGAGTCAAATGCTGCAATTCAAGGATTTTTCTTGATTTTCAGTACAATACTCAGTGCTGCAGCCGGCTATGTGATTAATGATATTTTTGATATAAAAGCAGATTTTGTCAATCGCCCGACAAGACCATTAGTCTCAGGAAAAATTTCTAAAACAAATGCAATAGTATTCTATCTCACGCTACTGCTATCTTCATTATTCATTGCCTATTATGCTGCAATTCCGGGATTGTTGGCGGTAGTAGTTTTTATCAATATTGCTTTATTTTTCTATGCATTATTTGTAAAAAGAACTGCAATTGTTGGGAATCTTCTTGTGAGCGTTTGTGTTGGTATGGTTTTTATTGTTTGTAATTTACTAGCAGAAACACCCTCAATCCTTGCATCAGGCATTGGAATTTTTGCAACTGCTGCCAATTTCATTAGAGAAAACTTTAAAAGTATAGAGGATTTTGCCGGTGATAAAATAGCAAGTTTTAGAACGCTGCCTGTTTTGATTGGAAGTAAAAATGCAATGATAGCAACGGGATTTATCAGCTTAGTTTTCGGAGGTATTCTATTGTACAGGGCTATTTATCCAATAACACCCGAAGTTTCAACCATAGCTTGGGCTTTGATTGCCATTATCGGTGGCAGTGCGTTTTTTTTGATTGGAATAATGGCATTGAGAAATCCTGATATTGTTACAGCTAAGAAACTATCTTTGATAACAAAATTTGTCATGTTGATTGTGATAATGCTTATTTTCCTGCTCTAA
- a CDS encoding carboxypeptidase-like regulatory domain-containing protein, giving the protein MKPMIFDRTKHTILLLLSFLFSVSCFAQHHKDSVTKHDYIQFTGIVVTSDSILPIPFVHIIVQNKPYGDYSDFSGKFSFVAEKGDTVVFSHIEYKKSYFVIPDSLTDFKYHIIQSLTADTIYLDGIVVSPVPNRNTFDQFFLTADIPQDKLDIAKKNLEREAYKDAAFRMGMDEKENYQAYIRYQNQKQYYKGTVPSITLMNPFAWAQFFEAWNRGDYKRHKTTENKNQKPDNKKDEKK; this is encoded by the coding sequence TTGAAACCTATGATTTTTGACCGAACTAAACATACTATCTTGCTATTACTTTCATTCCTTTTCTCAGTTTCTTGTTTTGCGCAACACCACAAAGATTCGGTAACAAAACACGATTATATCCAATTTACAGGGATTGTTGTTACATCAGACAGCATCCTCCCTATTCCATTTGTGCATATCATTGTACAAAATAAGCCCTATGGTGACTACAGCGATTTCTCAGGAAAATTTTCTTTTGTTGCAGAAAAAGGTGATACAGTTGTGTTCTCACATATTGAATACAAGAAATCGTATTTCGTAATACCTGATTCATTAACTGATTTCAAATATCATATCATTCAATCGCTCACAGCAGATACTATATACCTTGATGGTATTGTTGTCAGCCCGGTTCCTAACAGAAATACTTTTGACCAATTTTTCCTTACCGCTGATATTCCTCAAGATAAATTAGATATTGCCAAAAAGAATCTTGAAAGAGAAGCATATAAAGATGCTGCATTTAGAATGGGAATGGATGAAAAGGAAAACTATCAGGCATATATCCGCTATCAGAACCAAAAGCAATACTACAAAGGAACAGTACCATCTATCACATTAATGAACCCCTTTGCATGGGCTCAATTTTTTGAAGCATGGAATAGAGGAGATTACAAACGTCATAAAACTACTGAAAACAAAAATCAGAAACCTGACAATAAGAAAGATGAAAAGAAGTAA
- the ruvX gene encoding Holliday junction resolvase RuvX, whose translation MSGRVIAIDYGLKRVGIAVTDPLRIIAKPLTTVENSEIERFLKEYIAKENVSVIVLGEPYSESGELQQMQIEVHKFAKKLQALFPQLSIVFEDERYTSRIAQRSLVEMGMKKSKRKDKKLLDTVSAALILQTYLEKHP comes from the coding sequence GTGAGCGGAAGAGTAATTGCCATCGATTATGGGTTAAAAAGAGTAGGCATTGCTGTAACAGACCCTCTCAGAATCATTGCCAAACCACTTACAACTGTTGAAAATAGTGAAATTGAGCGCTTTTTGAAAGAATATATTGCTAAAGAAAATGTAAGCGTCATTGTTTTAGGTGAACCATATTCCGAAAGTGGCGAACTTCAACAAATGCAAATTGAAGTGCACAAATTTGCGAAGAAACTGCAAGCCTTATTTCCTCAACTTTCTATTGTCTTTGAAGATGAACGCTATACTTCGCGCATTGCACAACGCAGTTTGGTCGAAATGGGTATGAAAAAATCTAAAAGAAAAGATAAAAAGCTATTGGATACAGTGAGTGCTGCCCTAATTTTGCAAACTTATTTAGAGAAGCATCCATGA